In the Nitrospinota bacterium genome, GGTATTATCAAAAAAAATGGATAAAAATAAAACCAAGATCAAAAAGATGCCCTCTCTTTCTTTAATCAAAAGTTATTTCTTCGCGGCGATTATATTCTTGATAATGATAAATTGTGGAGAGCCATCAAAAAACACCGGTAAAGAGGTGGTTGCTACGATTAATAACAAAAAGATATACCTAGAAGAGCTTCAGGCAAAAATCGGTTTTTTAAAGCCCATAAAGAGCGTCACGGATGACAAGCAAATTTTTGACTTAAAAAGGGAGATATTAAATAAAATGATAGAAAGAGAGGTTATTCTGCAAGAAGCCATTAGGCTTGGAGTAGAGGCTTCTTCAGATGAGGTCGAAAGTAGAGTAAAAAGCTTACTCACGGATTACTCACAAAAAGAGCTTGACAGGACTCTAGAGAGAGAAAACGTTAATTTTAAGGGATGGAAGCTAAGAGTAAAAGAGGACTTGATGATAGACAAATTAATATATCAAGAGATAAATAGCAAAATCGTCGTGACTGATAAGGAGATTCAAGAATACTACAATCAGCATAAAGAAGAGTTTCATCAGCCAGATCAGATTAGAGCACTACAGATTGTTGTTGAAAAGGAGGAAGAGGCTTATAAGGTTCTCGAAGAGCTTTCTTCAGGCAAAGATTTTAAAAAGTTAGCACAGGAGAAATCGATTAGTCCTGATGCATTGGAAGGGGGAGATTTAGGATTTTTTAGCAAAGGAGAGATGCCAGAGGAGTTTGATAATACTGTTTTTAAACTCAAAAAGGGAGAGATCAGTAATATTGTAATAACTCCATACGGATTTCATATTTTTAAGGTTATAGATAAAAGAAAGGGTGGCGTGAAGAGATTGTCATCAGCTAGCGAAAAGATTAAGAAGAAACTCATGATGCAGAAACAGAATGAGAGATTTCGAATCTGGGTTAAGGGCTTAAAAGAAAAAGCAACCATTACAATTAATGAAAAATTGCTTTCCTAATCATATTATGAAATTAAAACTCAAAAAAGCCGAATTATTAAAGACCTTTCTCTTCTGTCTACTGGGAACCTTGTGGATAGTTGGCTGTTCTTCCTCAAAAAACACTGCGAGTAAAACTTCAGGACCAAAAATTTCTCATAGAAGTATTGAAAAAAAAATTGAATATAAAGAACCCTTATATGGAAAAACAGTAGATAGAGTTGCTGGAAAGGTCAATAATGATATCATTACCTTAAGTGAGATTCAAGAGATGAGCCTACCCCTTTTGCAGGAGATTAGAGAGACATATTCGGGTCATGAAAAAGAGGTTAAAATAAAAGAGACTGAAAAGGAGTTTTTAGAAAAATTAATCGAGA is a window encoding:
- a CDS encoding peptidyl-prolyl cis-trans isomerase — its product is VLSKKMDKNKTKIKKMPSLSLIKSYFFAAIIFLIMINCGEPSKNTGKEVVATINNKKIYLEELQAKIGFLKPIKSVTDDKQIFDLKREILNKMIEREVILQEAIRLGVEASSDEVESRVKSLLTDYSQKELDRTLERENVNFKGWKLRVKEDLMIDKLIYQEINSKIVVTDKEIQEYYNQHKEEFHQPDQIRALQIVVEKEEEAYKVLEELSSGKDFKKLAQEKSISPDALEGGDLGFFSKGEMPEEFDNTVFKLKKGEISNIVITPYGFHIFKVIDKRKGGVKRLSSASEKIKKKLMMQKQNERFRIWVKGLKEKATITINEKLLS